A section of the Triticum dicoccoides isolate Atlit2015 ecotype Zavitan chromosome 7A, WEW_v2.0, whole genome shotgun sequence genome encodes:
- the LOC119328582 gene encoding uncharacterized protein LOC119328582 codes for MWPGCGGRFYWAPAPPSGARGVVVVFAWVWSDEAQLRPFVELYASLGWRCLVCHPDLVSLYLSEKAATLACGVISELAKELKVKPLPTVLASFSGGSKGCMYKVIQLLDGRCEGDATMKDYRLVRNCISGQIYDSGPVDFVSDVGTQFLQNPVIGTSSQPSMLRSFMAKALASGMDTLFPSRIEAQRAEYWHTLYSSAGLGSVLIFCSEGDDLAPCHVVCGFARRLVELGTDVKVIKWSDSPHTGHYKLHEVEYRTAVDDILKKALVTFCHRSQLKGTSAWDQEYKIAHCVCNLHNVAANSNESLRRVANSPSDHFFLPSSKDHHDSREPDSLIEEQKRSLPYPARMEPQGVLGQIMFDVCVPKNVEGWDIKPTVSPNGRPTLASARQLGPFNPIKYLRRSRL; via the exons ATGTGGCCCGGCTGCGGCGGCCGCTTCTACTGGGCGCCCGCGCCGCCGTCCGGGGCGCGGGGCGTCGTGGTCGTGTTCGCGTGGGTGTGGAGCGACGAGGCGCAGCTGCGCCCGTTCGTCGAGCTCTACGCCTCGCTCGGCTGGCGCTGCCTCGTCTGCCACCCCGACCTCGTGTCGCT GTATCTCTCTGAGAAAGCGGCAACATTGGCATGTGGTGTTATTAGTGAGCTGGCAAAG GAATTGAAAGTAAAGCCATTGCCAACTGTGCTTGCTTCTTTTTCTGGTGGCTCAAAGGGATGCATGTACAAGGTTATTCAG TTACTAGACGGAAGATGTGAAGGAGATGCAACGATG AAGGACTATCGGTTAGTTAGAAATTGTATCTCTGGCCAAATTTATGACTCTGGCCCAGTGGATTTTGTGAGCGATGTGGGCACACAGTTTCTTCAAAATCCTGTGATTGGCACTTCATCTCAACCATCCATGCTACGTTCCTTCATGGCAAAGGCTCTGGCGTCTGGAATGGATACTCTCTTCCCAAGCAGAATTGAAGCTCAGCGTGCAGAATATTGGCACACGCTATACTCATCAGCA GGGTTGGGTTCAGTTCTTATATTTTGCTCGGAAGGTGATGATCTTGCTCCATGCCATGTTGTCTGTGGTTTCGCCAGGCGTTTGGTCGAACTAGGCACAGATGTTAAAGTAATCAAGTGGAGTGATTCCCCTCATACTG GCCATTACAAGTTGCATGAAGTGGAATACAGAACTGCTGTAGATGATATACTGAAGAAAGCTCTTGTCACCTTCTGCCACAGAAGCCAGCTGAAGGGCACTAGTGCATGGGATCAGGAGTACAAGATAGCACACTGTGTGTGCAATCTACACAATGTGGCTGCCAATTCAAATGAGAGCCTGAGAAGGGTAGCCAACAGTCCCAGCGACCATTTCTTCTTGCCAAGTTCAAAGGACCATCATGATTCTAGGGAACCAGATTCTCTGATTGAGGAGCAGAAACGGTCACTACCCTATCCAGCCAGGATGGAGCCTCAAGGAGTCCTTGGCCAAATTATGTTTGATGTTTGTGTTCCGAAAAATGTTGAAGGATGGGACATCAAGCCAACAGTGTCTCCGAATGGACGACCAACATTGGCTTCTGCACGGCAACTGGGTCCGTTCAATCCCATCAAGTACCTCCGCCGTTCAAGGCTATAG